A genomic region of [Eubacterium] eligens ATCC 27750 contains the following coding sequences:
- a CDS encoding LCP family protein, with protein sequence MSNFFTRSKDDMKYLFKNKEELSKKERKRKRRGWGTLIGLILVLIQLIVSGLLLFNIFKLDILPLKYLIAVNAFLLLIFLYDFTSQFTKAHIIGKILAVLMSGVIVFIYLVSSKLDSVLNKLNLPEINTDIVDVVVLADDKASSLNDLANYKFAYNSTASNANVKTAFDSVKSELNKSSLELAEYKSWDDLVTAFYDNTEVQAIVMNDSMLKVVASQYEDFDTKVKIIKQYEYKKLVTVQKSNVNVKKNPFIIYVSGISSDDGDDFQLQNNALSDVNIVAVINPETKQILLVTTPRDSYIKITGPDGRKGYDKLTHAGNYGVEASMDTLQNLYGIDIDYYVKINFSGCIAVVDALGGITIDSEVEFTCGEDASPIPYHFVKGPNECDGEMAVAFSRERHAFAAGDFQRGRNQTAAIKGILQKATSPAILTKYSAVLDAVSDMFLTNIPTSTISDLVKLQLSDSTAWNIQTYSIEGSTQPPAGQGPAYLEITGLRGASVVYPYADSINTAIQLMSKIQNGDIFDVDEYVDSLNNNSN encoded by the coding sequence ATGTCTAATTTTTTTACAAGAAGTAAAGACGATATGAAATATTTATTTAAGAATAAAGAAGAGCTTTCTAAGAAAGAACGAAAAAGAAAAAGGCGTGGCTGGGGTACACTTATTGGTCTTATATTAGTTCTGATACAGCTTATTGTATCGGGATTACTTTTATTTAATATATTTAAGTTAGATATTCTTCCATTGAAGTATTTAATTGCGGTCAACGCATTTTTACTGCTGATATTCCTGTACGATTTCACATCACAGTTTACGAAGGCTCATATTATAGGTAAGATTCTTGCAGTACTTATGTCAGGAGTGATTGTTTTCATATACCTTGTATCATCTAAGCTTGATTCTGTCCTTAATAAACTTAATCTTCCTGAGATTAACACTGACATCGTTGATGTAGTTGTACTGGCAGATGACAAGGCTTCCTCTTTAAATGATCTTGCCAATTACAAGTTTGCTTATAATTCAACTGCAAGCAACGCTAATGTCAAGACAGCATTTGATTCTGTTAAATCAGAGCTTAACAAGAGCAGCCTGGAACTTGCAGAATACAAATCATGGGATGACCTTGTAACTGCCTTTTATGATAATACAGAGGTTCAGGCAATTGTTATGAATGATTCCATGCTTAAGGTTGTTGCCTCACAGTATGAAGACTTTGATACCAAGGTTAAGATTATTAAGCAATACGAATATAAGAAGCTTGTTACTGTCCAGAAATCCAACGTCAATGTAAAGAAAAATCCTTTTATTATATATGTATCAGGTATTTCAAGTGATGATGGTGATGACTTCCAGCTTCAGAACAATGCACTTAGTGATGTCAATATAGTTGCTGTTATTAATCCTGAAACCAAGCAGATTCTTCTTGTTACAACCCCAAGAGATTCTTACATTAAGATTACCGGTCCTGACGGAAGAAAGGGTTACGACAAGCTTACACATGCCGGCAATTACGGTGTAGAAGCTTCAATGGATACTCTTCAGAATCTGTATGGAATCGATATTGATTATTATGTAAAGATTAACTTCTCTGGATGCATTGCTGTAGTAGATGCACTTGGTGGAATCACAATTGACTCAGAAGTAGAATTTACCTGTGGCGAAGATGCTTCTCCTATTCCATATCATTTTGTCAAAGGACCTAATGAATGTGACGGCGAGATGGCAGTTGCATTCTCAAGAGAAAGACATGCATTTGCCGCCGGAGACTTCCAGCGTGGACGTAACCAGACAGCAGCTATAAAGGGTATCTTACAGAAAGCTACTTCTCCTGCAATACTTACCAAGTACTCAGCCGTACTTGATGCTGTAAGCGATATGTTCCTTACTAATATACCGACAAGTACAATATCTGATCTTGTTAAGCTTCAGTTAAGTGACAGCACAGCATGGAATATTCAGACATATAGTATCGAAGGATCAACCCAGCCACCTGCTGGACAGGGTCCTGCTTATCTCGAGATAACCGGCCTTAGAGGAGCTTCTGTTGTATATCCTTATGCGGATAGTATCAACACAGCAATCCAGCTTATGAGTAAGATTCAGAACGGCGATATATTCGATGTAGATGAATATGTTGACAGCCTTAACAACAATTCTAATTAA